One stretch of Clavibacter michiganensis DNA includes these proteins:
- a CDS encoding acyltransferase family protein, whose protein sequence is MSSLRLPTVLPLPQAAPGAAPLLPSLTGLRWVTAVMIFGFHILVVRYFADPAAMPWMGAFTGGRSGVTMFFVLSGFVLAWGHVPGRSTRSFYIRRLARVYPLHLVGIGLALVVAATLVPSIRTDGPVPLAANVLLVNPWSRGWWQAGNPVSWSLACEAFFYLLFPVLMRLLSGRSARTLGLVVVGCLAVALLAPGIGAASPLPMNGDSTPLLRLPEFVIGMAAAVLMREHRWAPPRLRVAVTLAVVGYAASILAMLPVNDGSWIQPGHVVEVGAYALLIASLAHVDARGGRTFLAGPRWQVLGQVSFAFYLVHVLVIWSVSSPWPDGQPVLPWPEATALMLCAFLLALSLAWILHRYVEIPAQRLVLRLDRRVRVA, encoded by the coding sequence ATGTCCTCCCTCCGACTCCCGACCGTCCTCCCGCTGCCGCAGGCGGCGCCCGGCGCAGCGCCGCTCCTGCCCTCCCTGACGGGACTCCGGTGGGTCACCGCGGTGATGATCTTCGGCTTCCACATCCTCGTCGTCCGCTACTTCGCGGATCCGGCCGCGATGCCCTGGATGGGTGCCTTCACCGGCGGGCGCTCCGGCGTGACCATGTTCTTCGTCCTGTCCGGGTTCGTGCTCGCGTGGGGCCACGTCCCGGGCCGCTCGACGCGCTCCTTCTACATCCGGCGGCTGGCGCGCGTGTACCCGCTGCACCTGGTCGGGATCGGGCTGGCGCTCGTGGTCGCGGCGACGCTCGTGCCGAGCATCAGGACGGACGGGCCCGTCCCCTTGGCGGCGAACGTGCTGCTCGTGAACCCGTGGAGCCGCGGCTGGTGGCAGGCGGGCAACCCCGTGAGCTGGTCGCTCGCCTGCGAGGCGTTCTTCTACCTGCTGTTCCCCGTGCTGATGCGCCTGCTGTCCGGCCGTTCGGCGCGCACGCTGGGGCTCGTGGTCGTCGGGTGCCTCGCGGTGGCGCTCCTGGCGCCGGGGATCGGGGCCGCGTCGCCGCTGCCGATGAACGGGGACTCCACCCCGCTCCTGCGCCTGCCGGAGTTCGTGATCGGCATGGCGGCGGCCGTCCTCATGCGGGAGCACCGGTGGGCGCCGCCCCGCCTGCGGGTGGCGGTCACCCTGGCCGTCGTCGGCTACGCCGCCTCCATCCTCGCCATGCTCCCCGTCAACGACGGGAGCTGGATCCAGCCCGGGCACGTCGTCGAGGTCGGCGCCTACGCGCTCCTCATCGCGTCCCTCGCGCACGTCGACGCCCGCGGCGGCCGGACGTTCCTCGCGGGCCCCAGGTGGCAGGTGCTCGGCCAGGTGTCGTTCGCGTTCTACCTCGTCCACGTGCTGGTCATCTGGTCGGTGTCGTCCCCGTGGCCGGACGGCCAGCCGGTCCTGCCCTGGCCCGAGGCCACCGCGCTGATGCTGTGCGCGTTCCTCCTCGCGCTCTCGCTCGCGTGGATCCTCCACCGCTACGTGGAGATCCCCGCCCAGCGCCTGGTGCTGCGGCTCGACCGGCGCGTCCGCGTCGCCTGA
- a CDS encoding response regulator, which translates to MSGTITIVVADDQPVILFGIRAMLEYEADFTVVATAANGRLAVEAAAEHRPDVVVMDIRMPELDGIAATRRILDAQTAGAVLMITTFDDEEYLLDSARAGASGFLLKDAGADVLAAAVRSAVRGDALIDPAMTRGLLQRRIEATRISDPAKTAQLATLTDRERDVLAALVDGLSNLEIAGRLFMSEGTVKSHVSAILAKSESRSRVGAAVFAYESGFVVPGEGDRRGA; encoded by the coding sequence ATGAGCGGGACGATCACGATCGTCGTGGCCGACGACCAGCCGGTGATCCTCTTCGGGATCCGCGCGATGCTCGAGTACGAGGCCGACTTCACCGTCGTCGCGACCGCGGCGAACGGCCGCCTCGCGGTCGAGGCCGCGGCCGAGCACCGGCCGGACGTCGTCGTGATGGACATCCGCATGCCCGAGCTCGACGGCATCGCGGCCACCCGCCGCATCCTCGACGCGCAGACCGCCGGCGCGGTGCTCATGATCACCACCTTCGATGACGAGGAGTACCTCCTCGACAGCGCGCGGGCCGGCGCCTCCGGGTTCCTCCTCAAGGACGCGGGCGCCGACGTGCTCGCGGCCGCCGTGCGCAGCGCCGTCCGTGGCGATGCGCTGATCGACCCCGCCATGACCCGCGGCCTCCTGCAGCGCCGGATCGAGGCGACCCGCATCTCCGATCCGGCGAAGACCGCCCAGCTCGCCACGCTCACCGACCGGGAACGGGACGTGCTCGCGGCGCTCGTCGACGGGCTCAGCAACCTCGAGATCGCCGGCCGGCTGTTCATGAGCGAGGGCACCGTGAAGTCCCACGTGAGCGCCATCCTCGCCAAGTCGGAGTCGCGGAGCCGCGTCGGCGCCGCCGTCTTCGCGTACGAGAGCGGCTTCGTCGTGCCCGGGGAGGGCGACCGCCGCGGAGCGTGA
- a CDS encoding efflux RND transporter periplasmic adaptor subunit, with product MSVWRKWIFPMTRLVVLAAIAVALVRMAFIGQATEETAETPTGSVVESQVAAKIGTVVNDVTVTGAIQPDPDVPVKATLQGKVTKLVAGEGATVKAGDPILVIRQETSVDPVVAADGTVTQSKPKVVTQTVTAPAAGTLSSLGVLVGQEVAVGDVVGQVSPTTFRAVAPLTAEEQYRLVSQPTAAKVAITSGPAPFDCTDLRIGQQAAAVSTGTTGGTAGSTVGSGAASSGTEAWCVIPSGVRVFPGLAAEITIPAGQAADVLTLPTTAVQGLVDTGNVWVASGTGAPVERAVGLGISDGKVIQITSGLDEGDKVLEFVPGAPKAKDDTRKTGGDTE from the coding sequence GTGAGCGTCTGGCGCAAGTGGATCTTCCCGATGACGAGGCTGGTGGTGCTGGCCGCGATCGCGGTCGCGCTCGTCCGCATGGCCTTCATCGGCCAGGCGACGGAGGAGACCGCGGAGACCCCGACGGGCTCGGTCGTCGAGTCGCAGGTGGCCGCGAAGATCGGCACGGTCGTCAACGACGTCACCGTCACAGGCGCCATCCAGCCGGATCCCGACGTGCCCGTCAAGGCCACGCTGCAGGGCAAGGTCACGAAGCTCGTCGCCGGAGAGGGCGCGACGGTGAAGGCCGGCGACCCGATCCTCGTCATCCGCCAGGAGACGTCGGTGGACCCGGTGGTCGCCGCCGACGGGACCGTCACGCAGTCGAAGCCGAAGGTCGTCACGCAGACCGTGACCGCGCCCGCCGCGGGGACCCTCTCCTCGCTCGGCGTGCTGGTCGGCCAGGAGGTCGCCGTCGGCGACGTCGTCGGCCAGGTCTCCCCGACCACCTTCCGCGCCGTCGCCCCGCTGACCGCGGAGGAGCAGTACCGGCTCGTCTCGCAGCCGACCGCCGCGAAGGTCGCCATCACCTCCGGCCCCGCGCCGTTCGACTGCACCGATCTCCGGATCGGCCAGCAGGCCGCCGCGGTCAGCACCGGGACCACGGGCGGCACCGCGGGCTCCACGGTTGGCAGCGGCGCCGCCTCCTCCGGGACCGAGGCATGGTGCGTCATCCCTTCTGGCGTCCGGGTCTTCCCGGGCCTCGCCGCCGAGATCACTATCCCCGCGGGCCAGGCGGCCGACGTGCTGACGCTCCCGACCACCGCGGTCCAGGGCCTCGTCGACACCGGCAACGTCTGGGTGGCGTCGGGCACCGGCGCCCCCGTGGAGCGCGCCGTCGGCCTCGGCATCAGCGACGGCAAGGTCATCCAGATCACCTCCGGCCTCGACGAGGGCGACAAGGTCCTCGAGTTCGTCCCCGGCGCCCCCAAGGCGAAGGACGACACGAGGAAGACGGGAGGAGACACCGAATGA
- a CDS encoding acyltransferase family protein, with the protein MLPLRLGSARPLPSSALVRAPDLPSLTGLRWVTAMMIFLYHVLVVSYFADPWSLPWMTVFFGGTAGVTVFFILSGFVLAWGSRPHQRVGSFYVRRLARVYPLHLVALALALVTAATFVPGIRTHGAAPLGANLLLVSAWNPVWWQAGNPVSWSLVCEAFFYLLFPLLIRLLSGRTAPTFAVVSALAFAVMLFAPSLAAASPVPMSASATPLLRLPEFVIGMTAALLLRQHQWRPPRPRIAVPLAVLGYSVGLLPDQPDDRLQIVHAIGALAFAILIASLAAMDAGGGRTFLAGPAWQALGRASFAFYLVHVLVMASISSPWPGGHPLLPWPAATALMVSAFCAALALALVLHHGIEIPAQRILTRLDRSARVA; encoded by the coding sequence ATGCTCCCCCTGCGCCTCGGATCAGCTCGCCCCCTCCCGTCATCCGCCCTCGTCCGCGCGCCCGACCTCCCGTCGCTGACGGGGCTCAGGTGGGTGACGGCGATGATGATCTTCCTGTACCACGTCCTCGTCGTCAGCTACTTCGCCGACCCGTGGTCCCTGCCGTGGATGACGGTCTTCTTCGGGGGGACCGCCGGCGTGACCGTGTTCTTCATCCTGTCCGGCTTCGTGCTGGCCTGGGGGAGCCGCCCGCACCAGCGCGTCGGCTCGTTCTACGTCCGGCGCCTGGCCCGGGTCTACCCGCTGCACCTCGTCGCGCTGGCGCTCGCGCTCGTCACCGCGGCGACGTTCGTGCCCGGCATCCGCACCCACGGCGCCGCGCCCCTCGGCGCGAACCTCCTGCTGGTGAGCGCATGGAACCCGGTCTGGTGGCAGGCGGGCAACCCGGTCAGCTGGTCGCTGGTCTGCGAGGCCTTCTTCTACCTCTTGTTCCCGCTCCTGATCCGCCTGCTCTCCGGCCGCACCGCTCCCACCTTCGCCGTCGTGAGCGCCCTGGCCTTCGCCGTGATGCTGTTCGCCCCCTCCCTCGCCGCCGCTTCGCCGGTGCCCATGTCCGCGTCGGCGACGCCGCTGCTGCGCCTACCCGAGTTCGTCATCGGGATGACGGCCGCCTTGCTCCTGCGACAGCACCAGTGGCGACCACCGCGCCCTCGCATCGCCGTCCCGCTGGCGGTCCTCGGCTACTCCGTCGGGCTGCTGCCCGACCAGCCGGACGACCGCCTCCAGATCGTGCACGCGATCGGAGCCCTCGCCTTCGCGATCCTCATCGCGTCGCTGGCGGCGATGGATGCCGGGGGAGGGCGCACGTTCCTCGCCGGTCCGGCCTGGCAGGCACTCGGCCGCGCGTCCTTCGCGTTCTACCTCGTGCACGTGCTGGTGATGGCCTCCATCTCGTCGCCGTGGCCGGGCGGGCATCCCCTCCTGCCCTGGCCGGCCGCCACCGCGCTGATGGTCTCCGCGTTCTGCGCGGCCCTGGCACTCGCGCTCGTCCTGCACCACGGCATCGAGATCCCCGCCCAGCGCATCCTCACGCGGCTGGACCGTTCCGCCCGGGTCGCCTGA
- a CDS encoding ABC transporter ATP-binding protein: protein MSLIRLEQVTRTVHRADDEPLTILHGVDLDVSVGDHVSIVGRSGSGKSTLLNILGLLDTPTTGEVYLDDVPMAHVSGSRRDRARGGDIGFIFQQFNLLQGRTARENVMTPLLYSTGRTFWRRASIAADMLERVGLGHRIDSMPETMSGGEQQRVAIARALVRSPRLILADEPTGALDIETGVTVMTLLAQVAHASGAALVTITHDPTVAARADRHHRLEMGVLAPAEALTRGAHA from the coding sequence ATGAGCCTCATCCGCCTCGAGCAGGTCACCCGCACGGTCCACCGGGCCGACGACGAGCCGCTCACGATCCTGCACGGCGTCGACCTCGACGTCTCCGTCGGCGACCACGTCTCCATCGTCGGCCGGTCCGGATCCGGGAAGTCGACCCTGCTGAACATCCTCGGCCTGCTCGACACCCCGACCACGGGCGAGGTCTACCTCGACGACGTACCCATGGCCCACGTGTCCGGATCGCGGCGCGACCGGGCCCGCGGGGGCGACATCGGGTTCATCTTCCAGCAGTTCAACCTGCTGCAGGGCCGCACGGCCCGCGAGAACGTGATGACGCCGCTGCTCTACTCGACCGGTCGCACCTTCTGGCGGCGGGCGTCGATCGCGGCGGACATGCTCGAGCGCGTGGGCCTCGGCCATCGCATCGACTCCATGCCCGAGACGATGTCCGGCGGCGAGCAGCAGCGCGTCGCCATCGCCCGCGCTCTCGTGCGCTCGCCCCGCCTGATCCTCGCCGACGAGCCCACCGGCGCCCTCGACATCGAGACCGGCGTCACCGTGATGACCCTGCTGGCCCAGGTCGCGCACGCGTCCGGCGCCGCACTGGTCACGATCACGCACGACCCGACCGTCGCGGCCCGCGCGGACCGGCACCACCGCCTCGAGATGGGCGTGCTCGCGCCGGCCGAGGCCCTCACCCGCGGAGCCCACGCATGA
- a CDS encoding iron-siderophore ABC transporter substrate-binding protein, which translates to MITRRRTLAMTALAAATALTLTACGTTEEASTGSGTTPAGEQITLTDGTGAEVTLDGPATKVVGTEWNVVENLVSLGVDPVGVADVAGYSAWSSAVPLVNEPADIGTRGEPSVETIASLAPDLIVATTDLPADAITQLKAIAPVLQVNSADGSKQIQQSEDNLELIAKATGTEDKATEVIGAYDQAVTDAKAKLDAAGLAGSRFLFADAYVDAGAVTIRPFGKGSLIGDVTTELGLENAWTGEVDPAYGLGSTDVEGLTTVGDVQFLYNSNSTQGDDPFATTLAGNAVWQSLPFVTAGDVHRMPDGIWAFGGPASMTAYAKAVSDLLAG; encoded by the coding sequence GTGATCACGAGACGACGAACCCTGGCGATGACCGCCCTCGCCGCCGCGACAGCGCTCACGCTGACCGCATGCGGCACGACCGAGGAGGCGTCCACGGGATCCGGCACGACGCCCGCCGGCGAGCAGATCACGCTCACCGACGGCACCGGCGCGGAGGTCACGCTCGACGGGCCCGCGACCAAGGTCGTCGGCACCGAGTGGAACGTCGTGGAGAACCTCGTGTCGCTGGGCGTGGATCCCGTCGGCGTCGCGGACGTCGCCGGCTACAGCGCGTGGTCGTCGGCCGTGCCGCTCGTCAACGAGCCCGCCGACATCGGCACGCGCGGCGAGCCGAGCGTGGAGACCATCGCGTCGCTCGCGCCCGACCTCATCGTCGCGACCACCGACCTGCCGGCCGACGCGATCACGCAGCTCAAGGCGATCGCGCCCGTGCTGCAGGTGAACTCCGCCGACGGCAGCAAGCAGATCCAGCAGAGCGAGGACAACCTCGAGCTCATCGCGAAGGCGACGGGCACCGAGGACAAGGCGACCGAGGTCATCGGCGCCTACGACCAGGCCGTCACGGACGCCAAGGCGAAGCTCGACGCGGCCGGGCTCGCCGGCTCGAGGTTCCTGTTCGCGGACGCGTACGTGGACGCCGGCGCCGTCACCATCCGCCCGTTCGGGAAGGGCTCGCTCATCGGCGACGTCACGACCGAGCTCGGCCTCGAGAACGCGTGGACGGGCGAGGTCGACCCGGCCTACGGCCTCGGATCCACCGACGTCGAGGGCCTCACGACCGTCGGCGACGTGCAGTTCCTCTACAACTCCAACTCCACGCAGGGCGACGACCCGTTCGCCACCACGCTCGCGGGCAACGCCGTGTGGCAGTCGCTGCCGTTCGTGACCGCGGGCGACGTGCACCGCATGCCCGACGGCATCTGGGCGTTCGGCGGCCCGGCGTCGATGACGGCGTACGCGAAGGCCGTGTCCGACCTGCTGGCCGGCTGA
- a CDS encoding sensor histidine kinase, translated as MIRSSTSRKSWRRDIALVLLALGAILAGSLLAIALGLREAQVLLIAVAGALAAGAWLTTGRWPRTSLVLVPVIVYALAWPVGLTDLEALLLRSLAVLVVAFRAAVAGVRWAVLLPLVAFGALLCIYDPAANFSGLENVLWHLLDDPVPRTLLMVLLVFLLVLGHMIHRQREAAQALVRRDEALKETERERDAARVRTAVARDLHDTVAHHVSAIVIRAQAALRTSSDDPDALRRTLEAVVTDGGEALTSMRRAVTLLRSPDAATTRPQGSPAERLDRAVETVRSTGVSVEVFGALEGPEYAQNAIVEVTREALTNVMKHSEGRHVTIDFQHRDRRFHAVIADEGPARHREAGAPGFGIVGMSERAMSLGGTLRSGPTAEGGWRTVLSIPIEETREAADR; from the coding sequence GTGATCAGATCCTCGACGAGCCGGAAGTCCTGGCGGCGCGACATCGCGCTCGTCCTCCTCGCCCTCGGCGCGATCCTCGCGGGGAGCCTGCTCGCCATCGCCCTGGGTCTCCGCGAGGCCCAGGTCCTCCTCATCGCCGTGGCCGGCGCCCTGGCCGCAGGTGCCTGGCTCACCACCGGACGCTGGCCGCGGACCTCCCTGGTCCTCGTCCCGGTGATCGTGTACGCCCTCGCCTGGCCGGTGGGGCTCACCGACCTCGAGGCGCTGCTGCTCCGCTCCCTCGCGGTCCTGGTCGTCGCGTTCCGTGCGGCGGTCGCCGGCGTCAGGTGGGCGGTGCTCCTGCCGCTCGTCGCCTTCGGCGCGTTGCTGTGCATCTACGACCCGGCCGCGAACTTCTCGGGGCTCGAGAACGTCCTCTGGCACCTCCTGGACGACCCCGTCCCGCGGACCCTGCTGATGGTGCTCCTCGTGTTCCTCCTCGTCCTCGGCCACATGATCCACCGGCAGCGCGAGGCCGCCCAGGCCCTCGTGCGGCGCGACGAGGCGCTGAAGGAGACCGAGCGCGAGCGCGACGCCGCCCGGGTGCGCACCGCGGTGGCACGCGACCTCCACGACACCGTCGCCCACCACGTCAGCGCGATCGTCATCCGCGCGCAGGCCGCCCTCCGCACCTCGTCCGACGATCCCGACGCGCTGCGCCGGACGCTCGAGGCCGTGGTCACGGACGGCGGCGAGGCGCTCACCTCCATGCGCCGGGCCGTCACCCTGCTGCGCTCCCCCGACGCCGCGACCACGCGGCCCCAGGGCTCACCCGCCGAGCGGCTGGACCGCGCCGTCGAGACGGTCAGGTCGACCGGCGTCTCCGTCGAGGTGTTCGGCGCGCTCGAGGGACCCGAGTACGCGCAGAACGCGATCGTCGAGGTCACCCGCGAAGCGCTCACCAACGTCATGAAGCACTCGGAGGGACGGCACGTGACCATCGACTTCCAGCACCGCGACCGACGGTTCCACGCGGTCATCGCCGACGAGGGTCCCGCGCGTCACCGCGAGGCGGGCGCGCCCGGCTTCGGCATCGTGGGCATGTCCGAACGCGCCATGTCCCTCGGCGGGACCCTCCGATCGGGGCCGACGGCCGAGGGCGGCTGGCGGACCGTCCTGTCGATCCCCATCGAGGAGACCCGAGAGGCGGCCGACCGATGA
- a CDS encoding ABC transporter ATP-binding protein: protein MTLPASTAPIARAADPDPTPAASAASALEARDITVAYGDTEVVHGAGLEIRPGCVTALVGPNGSGKSTLLRTMARLQAARSGSLVLRDESGAAGDASADDGSESDALDLSLRRFARRVALLTQGRPTPGGLSVRDVVEFGRYPHRGRFGGADPEGRAAVDRALDLTGLAALADRGVDQLSGGQLQRVWLASCLAQETGVLLLDEPTTYLDLRYQVELLDLVRDLADDGRIAVGVVLHDLDQAAALADTVALLSDGRIVKTGTPSEVLTPDLLTEVYGIPVEVHADPTTGSLRTRAVARHHHRNERLHP, encoded by the coding sequence GTGACCCTCCCCGCCTCGACCGCCCCGATCGCGCGCGCCGCGGACCCGGATCCGACGCCCGCCGCATCCGCCGCATCCGCCCTCGAGGCCCGCGACATCACGGTGGCGTACGGCGACACGGAGGTCGTGCACGGGGCCGGGCTCGAGATCCGGCCGGGCTGCGTCACCGCGCTCGTCGGCCCGAACGGCAGCGGCAAGTCGACGCTGCTGCGCACGATGGCGCGGCTGCAGGCGGCGCGCTCGGGATCGCTCGTGCTGCGCGACGAGAGCGGCGCGGCCGGCGACGCGAGCGCCGACGACGGCAGCGAGTCCGACGCCCTCGACCTCTCCCTCCGCCGCTTCGCCCGCCGCGTCGCGCTCCTCACGCAGGGCCGGCCGACGCCCGGCGGCCTGAGCGTCCGCGACGTCGTCGAGTTCGGCCGCTACCCGCACCGCGGCCGCTTCGGCGGGGCGGATCCCGAGGGCCGCGCGGCCGTGGATCGCGCGCTCGACCTCACCGGCCTCGCCGCCCTCGCCGACCGCGGCGTCGACCAGCTCTCCGGCGGCCAGCTCCAGCGCGTCTGGCTCGCGAGCTGCCTCGCCCAGGAGACGGGGGTGCTGCTCCTCGACGAGCCCACGACGTACCTCGACCTCCGCTACCAGGTCGAGCTCCTCGACCTGGTGCGCGACCTCGCCGACGACGGGCGCATCGCCGTCGGCGTCGTCCTCCACGACCTCGATCAGGCCGCCGCGCTCGCCGACACCGTCGCGCTGCTCTCGGACGGCCGGATCGTGAAGACCGGCACCCCATCCGAGGTGCTGACCCCCGACCTCCTCACCGAGGTCTACGGCATCCCCGTCGAGGTCCACGCGGACCCGACGACGGGCAGCCTGCGCACCCGCGCGGTCGCCCGCCACCACCACAGGAACGAGAGGCTCCACCCGTGA
- a CDS encoding iron ABC transporter permease: MTAPVRTAPPPADAPPASVASAAIPDPAPSLAAVARADGAGRIPVRAVAVVGALALLVAVLAVIDVTQGTAAVGPREVWDALTGRATPGDASVVVASRLPRMAAGILVGLALGAAGAALQTVSRNVLASPDTLAVNAGAYAALAVAAVTGLTLPVLAGAGVAFVGGLVAAAVVLAVSGLGSGTVRLVLAGSALALGLGSVTSALLLLFPQQTSGLYRWGQGGIGQNGFDAVAQMAPVVVVALGILLLITRRLDALGLGDDAARSLGVDVRATRVIAVLASVLLAAAAVTVAGPIGFVGLYAPAFVRPLRRLVPGVRRSWVFIPVAGLMGAAVVLLADVLLRAVVGAEASVAVPTGLVTSLIGAVVLVVLAVRTRDSATPAPTERHGVVTRRRVALVVGALVAVLVGLLLASVLLGDAKLLLGDVVNGIRGTAGPVVSYVLDTRVPRVLAAVLAGAALALAGVLVQAVTRNPLADPAILGVSGGAGLGAVLFVTTAPLASGWGIAGAAGLGALAAAAVVFGLAARGGFPQNRLVLIGVGVSAGTAAAISMIIVLTDPFNGAKALTWLSGSTYGRGFDDALPVLVALVLAVAVAAPRHRMLDLVALDDDTPRLLGVSLGRSRLLALSVAVVLTATAVAAVGVIGFVGLVAPHAARALVGSRHARVVPVAILLGAALVTLADLLGRTVIAPGQLGAGLVTALVGTPYFVWLLWRGRAARGR; the protein is encoded by the coding sequence ATGACCGCTCCCGTCCGCACCGCGCCCCCGCCGGCCGACGCGCCTCCCGCGTCCGTCGCGTCGGCGGCGATCCCGGATCCTGCCCCGTCGCTCGCCGCCGTCGCGCGCGCCGACGGGGCCGGCCGGATCCCGGTGCGGGCGGTCGCGGTCGTCGGGGCGCTCGCGCTCCTCGTGGCGGTGCTCGCGGTGATCGACGTCACCCAGGGCACCGCCGCGGTCGGCCCGCGCGAGGTGTGGGACGCGCTCACCGGGCGCGCGACGCCGGGCGACGCGTCCGTCGTGGTGGCCTCGCGGCTGCCGCGCATGGCCGCGGGGATCCTCGTGGGCCTCGCCCTCGGTGCGGCCGGCGCCGCCCTCCAGACGGTGAGCCGCAACGTGCTCGCGTCGCCCGACACCCTCGCCGTGAACGCGGGCGCCTACGCGGCCCTCGCGGTCGCGGCGGTCACGGGCCTCACGCTGCCGGTGCTCGCGGGCGCGGGCGTCGCGTTCGTCGGCGGGCTCGTCGCGGCGGCTGTCGTGCTCGCGGTCTCGGGCCTGGGATCCGGCACCGTGCGCCTCGTGCTCGCGGGCAGCGCGCTCGCGCTCGGCCTCGGATCCGTCACCAGCGCGCTCCTCCTCCTCTTCCCGCAGCAGACCAGCGGCCTCTACCGCTGGGGGCAGGGCGGCATCGGCCAGAACGGCTTCGACGCGGTCGCGCAGATGGCGCCCGTCGTGGTGGTCGCGCTCGGGATCCTGCTGCTCATCACCCGCCGGCTCGACGCGCTCGGGCTCGGCGACGACGCCGCCCGCAGCCTCGGCGTCGACGTGCGGGCGACCCGCGTGATCGCCGTGCTCGCCTCGGTGCTGCTCGCCGCCGCCGCGGTGACGGTCGCCGGGCCCATCGGCTTCGTCGGCCTGTACGCGCCCGCGTTCGTGCGGCCGCTGCGCCGGCTCGTGCCGGGCGTCCGCCGCTCGTGGGTCTTCATCCCCGTCGCCGGGCTCATGGGCGCGGCGGTCGTGCTCCTCGCCGACGTGCTGCTGCGCGCGGTGGTCGGCGCCGAGGCGTCCGTCGCCGTGCCGACCGGGCTCGTCACCTCCCTCATCGGCGCGGTCGTGCTCGTGGTCCTCGCCGTTCGCACCCGCGACAGCGCGACGCCCGCGCCCACCGAGCGCCACGGCGTGGTCACCCGCCGCCGGGTCGCGCTCGTCGTCGGCGCGCTGGTCGCGGTGCTCGTCGGGCTGCTGCTCGCGTCGGTGCTCCTCGGCGACGCGAAGCTGCTCCTCGGCGACGTCGTCAACGGGATCCGCGGCACCGCCGGCCCGGTCGTCAGCTACGTGCTCGACACCCGCGTGCCGCGCGTGCTCGCCGCCGTGCTCGCGGGCGCGGCGCTCGCGCTCGCCGGCGTGCTCGTGCAGGCCGTGACCCGCAACCCGCTCGCCGATCCCGCCATCCTCGGCGTCTCCGGCGGCGCGGGCCTCGGCGCCGTGCTCTTCGTGACCACCGCCCCGCTCGCGTCCGGCTGGGGCATCGCGGGCGCCGCCGGGCTGGGCGCGCTCGCCGCGGCGGCCGTCGTGTTCGGCCTCGCCGCGCGCGGCGGCTTCCCGCAGAACCGGCTCGTGCTCATCGGCGTCGGCGTCTCGGCGGGCACGGCCGCGGCCATCAGCATGATCATCGTGCTCACCGACCCGTTCAACGGGGCGAAGGCGCTCACGTGGCTGTCGGGATCGACCTACGGCCGCGGCTTCGACGACGCCCTGCCGGTGCTGGTCGCCCTCGTGCTCGCGGTGGCGGTCGCGGCGCCGCGGCACCGGATGCTCGACCTCGTCGCCCTCGACGACGACACCCCGCGCCTCCTCGGCGTCTCGCTCGGCCGCTCCCGCCTGCTCGCGCTCTCGGTCGCGGTCGTCCTCACGGCGACGGCGGTCGCGGCGGTCGGCGTGATCGGCTTCGTCGGCCTGGTCGCGCCGCACGCAGCCCGCGCGCTCGTCGGATCCCGCCACGCGCGCGTCGTGCCCGTGGCGATCCTCCTGGGCGCCGCGCTCGTGACCCTCGCCGACCTGCTCGGCCGCACCGTGATCGCCCCGGGCCAGCTCGGCGCCGGCCTCGTGACCGCGCTCGTCGGCACGCCGTACTTCGTGTGGCTGCTGTGGCGCGGGCGGGCGGCGCGCGGGCGGTAG